A stretch of the Vigna radiata var. radiata cultivar VC1973A chromosome 7, Vradiata_ver6, whole genome shotgun sequence genome encodes the following:
- the LOC106767262 gene encoding MLO-like protein 1, translated as MSLRIIFYDLTVNNTDMRKQNWKIFWIRQRKHWEDSIAKKNYETNRVLKPKETDDREHDFIRGRFSGFGKDSAIVGWMISFSKHFYGYVTKSYYVILRHGFIMNHCKSNPKFNFHKYMICPLKDDFKQVFGISPEHSNARKGKGFIIYFVSYVLEHPNLLAISELLLLLYLLIWVIVAILI; from the exons atgagtttaagaattattttttatgacttgACAGTTAACAATACTGACATGAGGAAACAAAATTGGAAGATCTTTTGG ATTCGTCAACGGAAACACTGGGAAGATTCAATTGCAAAAAAGAATTACGAAACCAACCGAG TTCTGAAACCAAAGGAGACCGATGATCGGGAACATGATTTTATAAGGGGTCGTTTTTCTGGTTTTGGGAAAGATTCTGCTATAGTTGGTTGGATG ATATCCTTTTCTAAGCACTTTTATGGATATGTGACAAAATCATATTATGTGATACTACGACATGGTTTCATTATG AACCACTGCAAGTCAAATCCAAAgtttaattttcacaaatacATGATTTGCCCCCTTAAAgatgatttcaagcaagtttttGGTATAAG TCCAGAACATTCCAATGCAAGGAAGGGGAAGggttttatcatatattttgtcAGCTATGTGCTGGAGCACCCTAATCTATTAGCGATAAGTGAATTACTTTTGCTTTTGTATCTGCTAATATGGGTTATTGTTGCAATTCTTATTTGA
- the LOC106765881 gene encoding ABC transporter C family member 13 → MQAQLSNNGSNPSLFRALCSAYGWPYLCLGLLKFLPIVLKYIDASRKEVGIEVKLCQWEHGKSHLSFESMKKSRQKLRKLIQKFTMTFPEKIVLDFIPAVGACLSIADIVFLWKKEHSSHIVGYHKWFYSFSELMVWXNIIFFTKRGGSHHIVFNRVLCLWWIPKAILAVLYLMTKISSFKVSICITESLVVLLNISFGIVINVLRIKRPSYKNR, encoded by the exons ATG CAAGCTCAACTGAGTAACAATGGCTCTAATCCATCTTTGTTTAGAGCACTCTGTAGTGCATATGGATGGCCATACCTCTGCCTGGGTTTATTGAAG TTCTTACCAAT AGTATTGAAGTACATTGATGCTAGTAGGAAAGAGGTTGGTATTGAAGTGAAACTATGTCAGTGGGAGCATGGCAAGAGTCATTTGTCATTTGAAAGCATGAAAAAGAGTCGGCAGAAGCTTAGAAAGcttatacaaaaatttact ATGACCTTTCCAGAAAAAATAGTCCTGGATTTTATACCAGCTGTTGGAGCATGTCTTTCAATTGCAGACATAGTTTTTCTGTGGAAGAAAGAGCATAGTAGTCACATTGTTGGATATCATAAATGGTTCTATAGCTTTTCTGAGTTGATGGTGTGG NtaaatattattttcttcacaAAGCGTGGCGGCAGTCACCACATTGTCTTCAATCGTGTTTTATGTTTATGGTGGATTCCTAAAGCAATATTGGCAGTTTTGTATTTGATGACAAAGATTTCATCATTTAAG GTTTCAATTTGCATCACGGAAAGCTTAGTTGTTCTCTTGAATATCTCATTTGGCATAGTCATCAATGTGCTAAGGATAAAGAGACCATCTTACAAAAACAG ATAA